The Georgenia faecalis genome includes a window with the following:
- a CDS encoding S8 family serine peptidase, with protein sequence MIVELTGPSAAELVGTARLAAARSGEASTAGSVVAAYRTAVEEVALAQEETVTALERSGIALEDPQSVTGLLDAVVATVETADLAALRRAPGVERVTVDSPVRALGEPHVPATGAPDVWEGADAAGLPVRGAGVTVAVIDTGVDYTLADLGGGFGPGHRVAAGYDFVNDDADPMDDNLHGTHVAGIVGAGGTHLTGMAPDVTLTAWKALDADGGGTLSAILLALDAAVDPSGVAPADIVNLSLGGLGDGTDPVGRAATAAVDQGVVVVAAVGNAGPGTQTVATPAAAPGVIAVGASTTGIADPTLTLDGDGDGVRPLDVARFPLSANPPAGGRTARLVDVGNGTAEDFAAAGDVRGAIVVMSSYVVRNLGEVLPGHLEQAALAEEHGAVGALLYTPSPTDPVGGGAGLPGPIGVLADGGDDLRRESLVMMSITSAQYQTFKDEVLAGTATATIGSLDRTDAIAGFSSRGPSDAMTLKPEIVAPGEEILAPIPASLGVEGNQYRMSGTSMAAPHVAGAAALLTQARPELSATQRRSALIGSARPLASADADASPSAQGAGALDVAAAVDQHVTATPDAVSLGLADMGEDPTRTATVVLHNASASDVTIDLTAHASAPSTGEVAVSPQTLTVPAGRDASVELTLTPRTALVDAETSGVLVGTVSDGTTVRVPFASYVRPLTVQASPTHAVGHTEVFVRTPAAPEAVPTLVASAPSGETATTTLAAVGDKPGWYRGTVHLDEVGTYRLSARAAVSGRTLTGEGVVRSDDADEPGAWEQVGISGAAATLAVSPTAPGTGLATDTIGAHPFVTTDHGVTWQRVRSMPVADGRAFPLADPATPGGFYVALNGRDGDIVVDPAYTGRIVHTADAGATWTVLPFPDVAVRRLVGHADALAAVVDNGLHLSRDGGQTWRHVPSLWDSVVVGATFAGDDLLVATYAGVWRVADAATGGATVELAYASSDFDTRPQHLAADGAAGVVVRSDGVVMTSADGGATWSLAGDSGHSWATAMAFLDGRIHVAGYTSFSTSTDGGLTWEARAFPVLGPLVTDFDRWPGTPADSLILSMENAGYYTTDGEGWTRTGVSGTDVLDVHVGPDTEGEPMLQVVDREGLRARAVADVGPDGQDWGSLGHEGGVGRMLTQVAQSPRGARDVWAVGTNASGAARILTGPAGASDGDLVQVGPRGSMTPLSLALSPHAEGTVVVSYAALGEAGLMVSQDGFAHWRTYAHGSRISEIAFDPGAPERLWLATSDGLYRSDDLGATLTRLTAAPTQSVWVDPDDPARVVIGEQPGIRVSTDGGASFAPAELDGNANVVSILPVTVPGGPAGATELLVAGTARWNASGLAANGAGVFVSTDGGARWTPASGGLTAMSVRSLTASPDGAWVYAGTDGGGVHRTSAAALLPTVPGEPTPGPTDPGGPTAGPIDPPTEQPTGPGEPTVEPTDPATVGPTDPGDAGPGGGLPTTGVAVSGLLGAAGALLLLALAAQRVARRGAQA encoded by the coding sequence GTGATCGTCGAGCTGACCGGGCCGAGCGCCGCGGAGCTCGTCGGGACCGCTCGGTTGGCGGCCGCCCGGTCCGGCGAGGCGTCCACCGCCGGAAGCGTGGTCGCCGCGTACCGGACCGCCGTCGAGGAGGTGGCGCTGGCGCAGGAGGAGACCGTCACCGCGCTCGAGCGGTCGGGGATCGCGCTCGAAGACCCGCAGTCCGTCACGGGCCTCCTCGACGCCGTCGTGGCCACGGTCGAGACGGCCGACCTCGCCGCGCTGCGGCGCGCCCCGGGCGTCGAGCGGGTGACGGTGGACAGCCCGGTCCGCGCCCTCGGGGAACCCCACGTGCCGGCAACGGGGGCTCCCGACGTGTGGGAGGGCGCCGACGCGGCCGGCCTGCCCGTGCGGGGTGCCGGCGTCACCGTCGCCGTCATCGACACCGGCGTCGACTACACGCTGGCCGACCTGGGCGGCGGCTTCGGTCCCGGTCACCGCGTCGCGGCGGGGTACGACTTCGTCAACGACGACGCCGATCCGATGGACGACAACCTCCATGGCACGCACGTGGCGGGGATCGTGGGCGCGGGTGGCACCCACCTCACCGGCATGGCCCCCGACGTGACCCTGACCGCCTGGAAGGCGCTGGACGCGGACGGTGGCGGCACGCTCAGCGCCATCCTGCTGGCGCTCGACGCCGCCGTCGACCCCTCGGGGGTCGCGCCGGCAGACATCGTCAACCTCAGCCTGGGCGGCCTCGGGGACGGCACGGACCCCGTGGGCCGCGCCGCCACGGCCGCCGTCGACCAGGGCGTCGTCGTCGTGGCGGCGGTCGGCAACGCCGGCCCGGGGACGCAGACCGTCGCCACGCCGGCCGCCGCGCCCGGCGTCATCGCCGTCGGCGCGTCGACGACGGGCATCGCGGATCCCACACTCACGCTGGACGGGGACGGGGACGGGGTCCGCCCGCTGGACGTCGCCCGGTTCCCGCTCTCGGCCAACCCGCCGGCCGGGGGCCGCACCGCGCGCCTGGTCGACGTCGGTAACGGCACCGCCGAGGACTTCGCGGCCGCCGGTGACGTGCGGGGTGCCATCGTCGTGATGAGCAGCTACGTGGTCCGCAACCTCGGAGAGGTCCTCCCCGGGCACCTCGAGCAGGCCGCGCTCGCCGAGGAGCACGGGGCGGTCGGCGCCCTGCTCTACACCCCGAGCCCCACCGACCCGGTCGGCGGCGGCGCCGGCCTCCCGGGACCCATCGGCGTGCTGGCGGACGGCGGGGACGACCTGCGGCGCGAGTCCCTGGTGATGATGTCGATCACCTCGGCGCAGTACCAGACCTTCAAGGACGAGGTCCTGGCCGGGACCGCCACGGCGACGATCGGGTCGCTCGACCGCACGGACGCCATTGCGGGCTTCAGCTCCCGCGGCCCGAGCGACGCCATGACCCTCAAGCCTGAGATCGTCGCCCCCGGCGAGGAGATCCTCGCCCCGATCCCGGCCTCCCTCGGCGTCGAGGGCAACCAGTACCGGATGTCGGGCACCTCGATGGCCGCGCCGCACGTCGCGGGGGCGGCCGCGCTCCTCACGCAGGCCCGCCCGGAGCTCTCCGCCACGCAGCGGCGCAGCGCCCTCATCGGCTCGGCCCGCCCCCTGGCCTCCGCCGACGCCGACGCTTCGCCGTCGGCGCAGGGAGCCGGCGCGCTCGACGTGGCCGCCGCCGTCGACCAGCACGTCACCGCGACGCCCGACGCCGTCTCCCTGGGCCTGGCCGACATGGGCGAGGACCCCACGCGGACCGCGACCGTGGTGCTGCACAACGCGAGCGCGTCGGACGTCACCATCGACCTCACCGCCCACGCATCCGCACCGAGCACGGGCGAGGTGGCGGTCTCGCCCCAGACCCTCACCGTCCCCGCCGGGCGTGACGCGTCGGTCGAGCTCACCCTCACGCCGCGGACGGCGCTCGTGGACGCCGAGACCTCCGGCGTGCTCGTCGGCACCGTCTCCGACGGCACGACGGTGCGGGTCCCGTTCGCCAGCTACGTCCGCCCGTTGACGGTGCAGGCCTCGCCCACGCACGCCGTCGGTCACACCGAGGTGTTCGTCCGCACGCCAGCGGCCCCCGAGGCGGTGCCGACGCTCGTGGCGAGTGCCCCGTCGGGCGAGACGGCGACGACCACGCTCGCCGCCGTCGGCGACAAGCCGGGCTGGTACCGCGGCACCGTGCACCTGGACGAGGTCGGCACCTACCGCCTGTCCGCTCGGGCCGCCGTCAGCGGCCGCACCCTCACGGGTGAGGGCGTCGTGCGCTCGGACGACGCGGACGAGCCGGGCGCGTGGGAGCAGGTGGGCATCTCCGGTGCGGCCGCCACCCTCGCCGTCTCCCCCACTGCGCCGGGCACCGGCCTCGCCACCGACACCATCGGCGCCCACCCGTTCGTCACGACGGACCACGGCGTCACCTGGCAGCGCGTGCGGAGCATGCCGGTGGCCGACGGCCGCGCCTTCCCCCTCGCGGACCCGGCCACCCCCGGGGGCTTCTACGTCGCGCTCAACGGCCGCGACGGGGACATCGTGGTCGACCCGGCCTACACCGGCCGGATCGTGCACACCGCGGACGCCGGCGCCACGTGGACGGTCCTGCCCTTCCCCGACGTGGCGGTCCGCCGGCTGGTGGGCCACGCCGACGCGCTGGCCGCCGTCGTCGACAACGGGCTGCACCTCAGCCGCGACGGCGGGCAGACGTGGCGGCACGTGCCGTCCCTGTGGGACTCGGTCGTCGTCGGTGCCACGTTCGCCGGCGACGACCTCCTCGTCGCCACGTACGCCGGGGTCTGGCGCGTGGCCGACGCGGCCACGGGTGGCGCCACGGTGGAGCTGGCCTACGCCTCCAGCGACTTCGACACCCGCCCGCAGCACCTGGCCGCCGACGGAGCGGCCGGCGTCGTCGTCCGCAGCGACGGCGTGGTCATGACCTCCGCCGACGGTGGCGCGACGTGGTCCCTCGCCGGTGACAGCGGCCACTCGTGGGCGACGGCCATGGCATTCCTCGACGGCAGGATCCACGTCGCCGGATACACCTCGTTCAGCACGAGCACCGACGGCGGCCTCACGTGGGAGGCCCGGGCCTTCCCGGTCCTCGGACCGCTCGTCACCGACTTCGACCGCTGGCCGGGCACACCCGCCGACAGCCTCATCCTGTCCATGGAGAACGCCGGCTACTACACCACGGACGGCGAGGGCTGGACGCGGACGGGCGTCTCCGGGACCGACGTCCTCGACGTCCACGTGGGTCCCGACACCGAGGGCGAACCGATGCTGCAGGTCGTCGACCGCGAGGGGCTGCGCGCCCGCGCCGTTGCCGACGTCGGGCCGGACGGCCAGGACTGGGGCTCGCTGGGTCATGAAGGCGGGGTCGGGCGAATGCTCACCCAGGTGGCGCAGTCGCCCCGCGGCGCGCGGGACGTGTGGGCCGTGGGGACCAACGCCTCCGGGGCGGCCCGGATCCTCACCGGTCCCGCCGGGGCCTCCGACGGCGACCTGGTCCAGGTCGGACCGCGCGGCTCGATGACCCCGCTGTCCCTGGCACTGTCACCGCACGCCGAGGGCACCGTGGTGGTCTCCTACGCCGCGCTCGGTGAGGCGGGGCTCATGGTCTCGCAGGACGGCTTCGCCCACTGGCGCACCTACGCCCACGGCTCGCGGATCTCCGAGATCGCCTTCGACCCCGGCGCCCCGGAGCGGCTGTGGCTGGCGACCTCGGACGGGCTGTACCGCTCCGACGACCTCGGTGCCACGCTCACCCGTCTCACCGCCGCCCCCACCCAGTCCGTCTGGGTCGACCCGGACGACCCTGCCCGCGTAGTGATCGGCGAGCAGCCGGGCATTCGGGTGAGCACCGACGGCGGCGCGTCCTTCGCCCCCGCGGAGCTCGACGGGAACGCCAACGTGGTGAGCATCCTCCCCGTCACGGTGCCGGGCGGCCCGGCGGGCGCGACCGAGCTCCTCGTGGCGGGTACAGCGCGATGGAACGCGTCCGGGCTGGCCGCCAACGGGGCCGGGGTGTTCGTCTCGACTGACGGCGGCGCCCGCTGGACCCCGGCATCGGGCGGCCTCACCGCGATGTCGGTGCGGTCACTGACCGCATCACCGGATGGCGCGTGGGTCTACGCCGGCACCGACGGCGGCGGCGTGCATCGCACGTCCGCCGCGGCACTGCTCCCCACCGTGCCGGGCGAGCCGACGCCGGGACCCACCGACCCCGGCGGACCCACCGCAGGACCCATCGATCCGCCGACGGAGCAGCCGACCGGGCCCGGCGAGCCGACCGTGGAGCCCACCGACCCCGCGACGGTCGGACCCACCGACCCCGGAGACGCGGGACCCGGCGGCGGGCTGCCCACGACCGGCGTCGCAGTCAGTGGCCTCCTCGGGGCCGCGGGAGCGCTACTCCTCCTGGCCCTCGCCGCACAGCGCGTCGCCCGGCGGGGAGCCCAGGCCTGA
- a CDS encoding LuxR C-terminal-related transcriptional regulator produces the protein MLASGAKDETIARELGLSERTLRRRSSALLARLGAANRFQAGVQAARRGWI, from the coding sequence TTGCTCGCCTCGGGGGCCAAGGACGAGACGATCGCCCGCGAGCTCGGGCTGTCCGAGCGCACCCTGCGCCGTCGGAGCTCCGCGCTGCTCGCCCGCCTGGGCGCGGCGAACCGCTTCCAGGCGGGCGTGCAGGCCGCCCGCCGGGGCTGGATCTGA
- a CDS encoding TrmB family transcriptional regulator, which translates to MPRSEETSFDVVGLGEDARLVYRYVLARGTVGAAEVAGDVPLGGVDASAVLDELRAAGLVNRVSEEDRYAAVDPRVALRALTDRTAARLDRVRSTIPDLADLFEDSARSGATGGRVHVLDDPALIGTWYTRLEHEVTEEFLQFDRPPYLLAAENPVEPLVLARGVTWRVVYAAESLERPGAWADLRHAATLGEQARIAHRLPTKLAVADRRIALVSTTLDLRRPTALVVEDPRSSISSAGPSRRCGPSRSRFPGRTRSTAPKFPAAV; encoded by the coding sequence GTGCCCCGCTCCGAGGAGACCAGCTTCGACGTCGTCGGCCTCGGCGAGGACGCCCGCCTCGTCTACCGGTACGTGCTCGCGCGCGGCACGGTGGGAGCCGCCGAGGTCGCGGGCGACGTGCCGCTCGGCGGGGTGGACGCCTCGGCGGTGCTCGACGAGCTGCGGGCCGCCGGCCTGGTGAACCGCGTCTCGGAGGAGGACCGGTACGCGGCTGTCGACCCCCGTGTCGCGCTTCGCGCGCTCACCGACCGCACTGCCGCACGGCTCGACCGGGTGCGGTCGACCATCCCGGACCTCGCTGACCTCTTCGAGGACAGCGCGCGCAGCGGCGCGACGGGTGGGCGCGTCCACGTGCTCGACGACCCGGCCCTCATCGGCACCTGGTACACCCGGCTCGAGCACGAGGTCACCGAGGAGTTCCTCCAGTTCGACCGCCCGCCCTACCTCCTCGCCGCCGAGAACCCGGTGGAGCCGCTCGTGCTCGCCCGCGGGGTCACGTGGCGCGTCGTCTACGCCGCCGAGTCCCTCGAGCGGCCCGGAGCCTGGGCCGATCTCCGCCACGCCGCCACGCTGGGCGAGCAGGCCCGCATCGCCCACCGTCTGCCCACCAAGCTCGCCGTCGCCGACCGCCGCATCGCGCTCGTGAGCACGACCCTCGACCTGCGCCGCCCCACGGCCCTCGTCGTCGAGGACCCCCGATCGTCGATCTCGTCTGCCGGGCCTTCGAGGCGGTGTGGGCCGAGTCGTTCGAGATTCCCCGGGCGGACTCGCTCGACGGCGCCGAAGTTCCCGGCCGCGGTCTGA
- a CDS encoding DUF4287 domain-containing protein: MSFQAYLDAVERATGLTPRQLLELAQERGFDDPAVKAGVILDWLKTDYGLGRGHGMAMVHVITKGPQIDAAHVGSTGTHRDESDVLWLDGIASRPS, from the coding sequence ATGTCCTTCCAGGCGTACCTCGACGCGGTGGAGCGCGCGACGGGCCTCACCCCGCGCCAGCTGCTCGAGCTCGCCCAGGAACGGGGGTTCGACGACCCGGCGGTCAAGGCGGGCGTCATCCTCGACTGGCTGAAGACCGACTACGGCCTCGGGCGCGGCCATGGCATGGCCATGGTCCACGTCATCACGAAGGGCCCGCAGATCGACGCCGCCCACGTGGGCTCGACGGGCACGCACCGCGACGAGTCCGACGTCCTCTGGCTCGACGGCATCGCGAGCAGGCCGTCCTGA
- a CDS encoding MFS transporter — protein sequence MSRIGERILPQRLGTSFRWLIGSSWVSNIGDGIALAAGPLLVQSQTDSAFLVALAALVQRLPWLLLGLWAGAVADRVDRRLLVMGANLARAVVVVVLCTFIATGQASITVVLVSLFCLGVAEVFVDTTTSTLLPMLVQRRDLGTGNARVQAGFLVGNQLIGPPVGAFLFAAGMVRPFAVQAVAILLAVGLVSRIATTPGPVRASRTHVRQDIAEGVRWILGNPPVRTLALVILAFNVTWAAPGAILVKYALDHLEMGEVGFGLLTTASAVGGMISVAVYGWLERHVSLATLMRVCLSLEVLMHLGLALTTTGGVAIAIMGVFGMYAFVWSTVSSTVRQRAVPTELQGRVSAAYMVCVFGGVAVGQLLGGLIAEAWGLTAPFWFAFVGAGITLALVWRRLSHVAHAGEIGPDAAATGPDPA from the coding sequence ATGAGCCGGATCGGGGAGCGGATCCTTCCGCAGCGGCTGGGGACGAGCTTCCGGTGGCTCATCGGCTCGTCCTGGGTGAGCAACATCGGCGACGGCATCGCCCTCGCCGCGGGTCCCCTGCTCGTCCAGTCCCAGACCGACTCCGCCTTCCTTGTCGCCCTCGCGGCGCTCGTCCAGCGCCTGCCGTGGCTCCTGCTCGGCCTGTGGGCGGGCGCCGTGGCCGACCGGGTCGACCGCCGCCTCCTCGTCATGGGGGCCAACCTTGCCCGGGCCGTCGTCGTCGTCGTCCTGTGCACGTTCATCGCCACGGGGCAGGCGAGCATCACGGTGGTGCTCGTCTCGCTGTTCTGCCTCGGGGTCGCGGAGGTCTTCGTCGACACGACGACGAGCACCCTGCTGCCGATGCTGGTCCAGCGCCGGGACCTCGGCACGGGCAACGCCCGGGTCCAGGCCGGGTTCCTCGTGGGCAACCAGCTCATCGGGCCGCCGGTGGGTGCCTTCCTCTTCGCCGCGGGCATGGTGCGGCCGTTCGCCGTCCAGGCGGTGGCCATCCTGCTCGCGGTGGGGTTGGTCTCGCGCATCGCGACGACGCCCGGACCGGTGCGCGCGAGCCGCACCCACGTGCGCCAGGACATCGCCGAGGGGGTGCGCTGGATCCTCGGGAACCCCCCGGTGCGCACCCTCGCCCTCGTCATCCTCGCCTTCAACGTCACGTGGGCCGCGCCGGGCGCGATCCTCGTGAAGTACGCGCTCGACCACCTCGAGATGGGCGAGGTGGGCTTCGGCCTGCTCACCACCGCTTCCGCGGTGGGCGGGATGATCTCGGTGGCGGTCTACGGGTGGCTCGAGCGGCACGTCAGCCTCGCCACGCTCATGCGCGTGTGCCTCAGCCTCGAGGTGCTCATGCACCTCGGCCTCGCGCTCACGACGACGGGCGGGGTCGCGATCGCCATCATGGGCGTGTTCGGCATGTACGCGTTCGTGTGGAGCACCGTCTCCAGCACGGTGCGCCAGCGCGCGGTGCCCACCGAGCTCCAGGGGCGGGTCTCGGCCGCCTACATGGTGTGCGTGTTCGGCGGGGTCGCCGTGGGTCAGCTCCTCGGCGGGCTCATCGCCGAGGCGTGGGGGCTCACCGCCCCGTTCTGGTTCGCCTTCGTCGGCGCGGGCATCACCCTCGCCCTCGTGTGGCGCCGCCTGTCGCACGTGGCGCACGCCGGTGAGATCGGGCCGGACGCCGCAGCGACCGGTCCGGACCCCGCCTGA
- a CDS encoding SAM-dependent methyltransferase, translating to MTGALSPRLARVVDALPLRPGLRVLEVGGAPGAAAREVARRLGPDGHVLVLDRSAAGIARTRATCAREIEAGVVSTMCAPVEAFALVPGTALFDLAFGCRVGALDGRHPHLYPPALAAIGRAVIPGGTLYIDTGSPLTAVALS from the coding sequence ATGACGGGCGCCCTGTCGCCCCGGCTGGCGCGCGTCGTGGACGCCCTGCCGCTCCGGCCGGGCCTGCGGGTGCTGGAGGTCGGGGGAGCGCCGGGCGCGGCGGCGCGCGAGGTCGCCCGCCGGCTCGGGCCCGACGGGCACGTCCTCGTCCTCGACCGCTCGGCCGCGGGGATTGCGCGCACCCGCGCGACCTGCGCGCGGGAGATCGAGGCCGGGGTGGTGTCGACGATGTGCGCACCGGTCGAGGCGTTCGCGCTCGTCCCGGGGACGGCGCTGTTCGACCTCGCCTTCGGGTGCCGGGTGGGCGCCCTCGACGGACGCCACCCCCACCTGTACCCACCGGCACTGGCAGCGATCGGGAGAGCCGTCATCCCCGGCGGCACGCTGTACATCGACACCGGGTCACCGCTGACCGCCGTCGCGCTCAGCTGA
- a CDS encoding family 10 glycosylhydrolase, which translates to MTNRVHPSRAWGSINPARRAVARAAGLATPVTGFGRDEAWYSGIGDELTNTLTFDVTAPDGADLELDLWYHTEPTDLLHVEASDDDGETWVPLDGTLTAGTVVRESDGTVAGDGEWRWWDADFALGDLSGEVTVRLRYVTDANTAGRGVYLDRITVTAGAERLFDDWLTSDAATITADGWYRVAENGLTPVDTAPVEQFRAYWVDAFNEGIYSPAQVSELVSEAQNIGANALVVQVGRRFDCFCNDSAFPRTQAGIDAAPYDPLEEVIDQAHAAGIEVHAWVNATTLWNSATAPTDPEHAYNQHGPDAEGADSWLNVKVNGDDRAGNNTYIDPAHPDAVDYMVDGIASITENYDVDGVNLDYIRYPDFNATQTQNDWGYSELSLSRFAAATGRTDRPAPDDPEFSDWRRDQVSNLVRKIYVSMYEVDPQDRLSINGITYSFGPPSYEEGWEGTRPYAEVLQDWRGWFDEGIIDTITAMNYKRNWMPDQAQMFAEWNAALVEYRGDRHAVSGPALYLNEVEDSVAQAQQIVELGLDGWSGYSYANPSLTANASPSGAVKDAERDALAIALRADVFAEDAVVPEMTWKTQPTTGTVSGRVELASGDVADQVDVVLVPVEGTAGEPVAARTDGSGWFGVLDLAPGRYRVETVEDTGTAPVVATIVAGEVTDVSLVPGEDPTDPPTDPTDPPTDPTDPPTDPTDPPTDPTDPPTDPTDPPTDPTDPPTDPTDPPTTDEPTGGVDPTGDPGDGADPSDGPTGGTDPTDSPTRPGGALPDTGVGGSAAPWAAVLLLAGALTAFAVRRRAVSGT; encoded by the coding sequence ATGACCAACCGGGTCCACCCGAGCCGCGCCTGGGGCAGCATCAACCCGGCCCGCCGCGCCGTCGCCCGCGCCGCCGGCCTCGCCACCCCGGTGACCGGCTTCGGCCGCGACGAGGCGTGGTACTCCGGCATCGGGGACGAGCTGACGAACACCCTCACCTTCGACGTCACCGCCCCGGACGGCGCCGACCTCGAGCTCGACCTCTGGTACCACACCGAGCCCACGGACCTCCTCCACGTCGAGGCCTCCGACGACGACGGCGAGACCTGGGTGCCGCTGGACGGCACCCTCACGGCGGGCACGGTGGTCCGCGAGAGCGACGGCACCGTCGCGGGCGACGGCGAGTGGCGCTGGTGGGACGCCGACTTCGCCCTCGGCGACCTCTCGGGCGAGGTGACCGTCCGCCTGCGCTACGTCACGGACGCCAACACCGCCGGGCGCGGCGTCTACCTCGACCGCATCACGGTCACCGCCGGCGCGGAGCGGCTCTTCGACGACTGGCTCACCTCCGACGCCGCCACCATCACCGCCGACGGCTGGTACCGGGTGGCCGAGAACGGCCTCACGCCCGTCGACACCGCGCCCGTCGAGCAGTTCCGTGCCTACTGGGTGGACGCCTTCAACGAGGGCATCTACTCCCCCGCCCAGGTGAGCGAGCTCGTCAGCGAGGCGCAGAACATCGGCGCCAACGCGCTCGTCGTCCAGGTGGGCCGCCGGTTCGACTGCTTCTGCAACGACTCGGCCTTCCCGCGCACGCAGGCGGGCATCGACGCCGCCCCGTACGACCCGCTGGAGGAGGTCATCGACCAGGCGCACGCCGCCGGGATCGAGGTCCACGCCTGGGTCAACGCGACGACGCTGTGGAACTCCGCGACGGCGCCGACGGACCCCGAGCACGCGTACAACCAGCACGGCCCCGACGCCGAGGGGGCGGACAGCTGGCTCAACGTCAAGGTCAACGGTGACGACCGGGCGGGGAACAACACCTACATCGACCCCGCTCACCCCGACGCGGTCGACTACATGGTCGACGGGATCGCCTCGATCACCGAGAACTACGACGTCGACGGCGTCAACCTCGACTACATCCGCTACCCCGACTTCAACGCTACGCAGACCCAGAACGACTGGGGCTACTCCGAACTCTCGCTCTCCCGGTTCGCCGCCGCGACGGGCCGCACCGACCGTCCCGCGCCCGACGACCCCGAGTTCAGTGACTGGCGCCGCGACCAGGTCTCGAACCTCGTCCGCAAGATCTACGTCTCGATGTACGAGGTGGACCCGCAGGACCGCCTGAGCATCAACGGGATCACCTACTCCTTCGGCCCGCCGAGCTACGAGGAGGGCTGGGAGGGCACCCGCCCCTACGCAGAGGTTCTGCAGGACTGGAGGGGATGGTTCGACGAGGGGATCATCGACACCATCACGGCGATGAACTACAAGCGGAACTGGATGCCCGACCAGGCGCAGATGTTCGCCGAGTGGAACGCCGCGCTCGTGGAGTACCGGGGCGACCGGCACGCGGTCTCCGGCCCGGCCCTCTACCTCAACGAGGTCGAGGACTCCGTGGCCCAGGCCCAGCAGATCGTCGAGCTCGGGCTCGACGGCTGGAGCGGGTACTCCTACGCCAACCCCTCGCTCACGGCCAACGCCTCGCCGTCGGGCGCGGTCAAGGACGCCGAGCGCGACGCCCTCGCCATCGCGCTGCGCGCGGACGTCTTCGCCGAGGACGCCGTCGTGCCGGAGATGACGTGGAAGACCCAGCCGACGACCGGCACGGTGTCCGGCCGCGTCGAGCTCGCCTCGGGCGACGTCGCCGACCAGGTCGACGTCGTGCTCGTCCCCGTGGAGGGAACGGCCGGGGAGCCGGTCGCGGCCCGTACCGACGGCTCGGGCTGGTTCGGGGTGCTCGACCTCGCGCCCGGGCGCTACCGGGTGGAGACCGTGGAGGACACGGGCACGGCGCCGGTGGTCGCCACCATCGTCGCCGGTGAGGTGACGGACGTGTCGCTGGTGCCGGGCGAGGACCCGACCGACCCGCCCACCGACCCGACCGACCCGCCGACCGACCCCACCGACCCGCCGACTGACCCCACCGACCCGCCCACCGACCCGACCGACCCGCCGACTGACCCCACCGACCCGCCGACTGACCCCACGGACCCGCCCACCGACCCGACCGACCCGCCCACGACGGACGAGCCGACCGGTGGGGTGGACCCGACCGGTGACCCGGGCGACGGAGCCGACCCGAGCGACGGGCCGACCGGTGGGACCGACCCGACGGACAGCCCGACGCGGCCCGGAGGCGCGCTGCCGGACACCGGCGTCGGGGGCTCGGCCGCGCCGTGGGCGGCGGTCCTGCTCCTCGCCGGGGCGCTCACCGCGTTCGCGGTGCGACGCCGCGCGGTGAGCGGCACCTGA
- a CDS encoding PAAR domain-containing protein, with translation MPMGPALRAGDTTLCPLFDGPKPHVGGPITPAATVPTVLIGGAPAAVANKIPGGIVCVSPAPNGIAMGSLTVLIGSFPAARLGDLTLHGTPIAPGPGMPTVIIGG, from the coding sequence ATGCCCATGGGGCCGGCCCTGCGCGCCGGTGACACCACCCTGTGCCCGCTCTTCGACGGCCCGAAGCCCCACGTGGGCGGGCCGATCACCCCGGCGGCGACCGTGCCGACGGTCCTCATCGGGGGCGCGCCCGCGGCGGTGGCCAACAAGATCCCGGGCGGCATCGTGTGCGTCTCCCCCGCGCCGAACGGCATCGCCATGGGCAGCCTCACCGTCCTCATCGGAAGCTTCCCCGCCGCCCGGCTCGGGGACCTGACCCTGCACGGCACGCCCATCGCGCCCGGCCCCGGGATGCCCACGGTGATCATCGGCGGCTGA
- a CDS encoding helix-turn-helix transcriptional regulator has translation MSSDEIDAALVAVVVADAVDDETLRMLHVVQRRGFTRTVLVVGHLGDDELIAAVEAGVVGIVRRGEATPERLVQVIGGAAAGDGAVPPDLLGRLLDQVGRLQRQVLGPRGLTFTGLAAREIQVLRLIAEGYDTGEVARQLAYSERTVKNVLHDVTSRLQLRNRSHAVAYALREGLI, from the coding sequence GTGAGCTCCGACGAGATCGACGCCGCGCTCGTCGCCGTCGTGGTGGCCGATGCCGTCGATGACGAGACCCTGCGGATGCTCCACGTCGTGCAGCGGCGCGGGTTCACGCGCACGGTGCTCGTGGTGGGCCACCTCGGTGACGACGAGCTCATCGCCGCCGTCGAGGCGGGTGTCGTCGGGATCGTGCGGCGCGGAGAGGCGACGCCGGAGCGCCTCGTCCAGGTCATCGGCGGCGCCGCCGCGGGCGACGGCGCCGTCCCCCCGGACCTCCTCGGGCGCCTGCTGGACCAGGTGGGCCGGCTCCAGCGCCAGGTCCTCGGTCCGCGGGGCCTCACCTTCACCGGCCTCGCCGCGCGGGAGATCCAGGTCCTGCGGCTCATCGCCGAGGGGTACGACACCGGCGAGGTCGCCCGCCAGCTGGCCTACTCCGAGCGCACGGTGAAGAACGTCCTGCACGACGTCACCAGCCGCCTGCAGCTGCGCAACCGCTCCCACGCCGTGGCGTACGCGCTGCGGGAGGGCCTGATCTGA